The following DNA comes from Candidatus Methylacidiphilum fumarolicum.
GTTTTCTACTGAACTGGCATGAAAGACCTCTCCTTGTTTGTTTAAAATTCCATATCCTAGTCCATAGGCGGGACCATTGAGAACGCAATAATCTGATCCAGACCGTTCGATCTGTTGTTTTCCTTTTTTGTAGACAGTCTCGTAATTGCCACTGACTTCGTATTTCCAACCGGTAATAAGGGCTTTGGGAAAAATTGCTCGAAAATTTTCGAGCAATTTCCTAGCCGGAACAATCCGCATCCAATATTCTCTATCAGTGGCTATTTTAGTTTTTACTGCTTCTTTTCCATGCTGATCAACGATTTCTTTGACTTGAAAATCACAAAGAGCAGCCGCATGAAAGACAGCATTAAAGCAATGTTCTTGAGCTAGCCCTTTAATGGTATTCCATAGTCCTTCGTTAGTATCGAAAGAATAGAGCTTAAATGGAGGATTCTGCGGTCGGACTGTAGATAAACTGCCAAGCACACAGATCACTTCAAAGCCAGAAAGGGAAAAAAAGGTGGATAATTGAATGCCAAGCCTACCAGTGGAAAAATTTGTTATCCTTCGGACATCGTCGATTGGTTCAAAGCTTGGACCGCAGGTAACCAATATCTTCATTGTTTTTCTTCTATTCTCAACTAGAACCTCCCATATCATTTTTTATTCGAACGAACAAATCTATTGCTTCTTTGAGAAGTTCTCAATTAATTGTTTAGCTATGGAACAATTACTTATGGCAAGAAAACCCTCGTGGCTCAGGGCAAAAATTCCGGGGGGAGCGGCTTATAACGAAATCCGCAATATAGTCAGTCTTTACCATCTTCATACAGTTTGTGAAAGTGCTCTTTGTCCGAATATTGGAGAATGTTGGGGTAGGAAAACGGCAACCCTGATGATTCTAGGTGATAGATGCACGCGCAGCTGTCGGTTCTGTGCGGTAACTACGGCTAAGCCCTTAGGGGTAGATCCCGAGGAGCCTAAAAACGTGGCTCTTGCTATTCAAGCAATGGGACTGAAATATGCTGTCATCACCTCTGTGGCCCGAGACGATCTAAAAGATGGTGGAGCGGATATATGGGCCAAAACTATTAGAGAAGTCAGGGCTTTGAACCCGCATACAAAGATTGAAGTCCTTATTCCAGATTTTAGGGGAAATAGAGAAAGTCTAAGGAAGGTGCTCGAGGCAAAACCCGATGTTTTGAACCACAACGTAGAAACTGTCCCGAGGTTACAAAAACTGGTCCGTCCCCAAGCGCGATATGACCGATCCCTAGAAGTCCTTAAAACATCAGCAAAAGAAGGCTTTCTAACGAAAACCGGCTTGATGCTTGGAATTGGAGAAACGGAAAAGGAAATAGAAAGCACCCTATTGGAACTTCGACAGGTTGGCGTTCAAATTCTTACTTTAGGGCAATACTTACGACCTTCAAAAAATCATCTTCCGATCGACAGATGGGTTCATCCTGAAGAATTCCAAAGCTGGAAAGAATATGGATTAAAAATTGGATTTAGCCATGTGGAATCTGGTCCTTTAGTCCGCAGTTCTTATCATGCCGATGAACACTTGAAGCATCAGTGATACTGTTCCTAAAAACACACTTGGGATTTGCTTACATCTGAACCAAGTTCGTTCTTTTCGCCTTGGTTTTGTGTCAGGATGCCCCATGATTACCAGGACCGTTTCGTTCTTGGTGGAGTGGGATAGAATTCGCATATCATCTTAACAATCAAAGAGGACACCTTTCCAGTGTCTGGAGTTGTCCGCCCTGGAACAGTCCCCCCTCCTCGGGATTCCCATCGGGCGGTGACCCGCTATTACGGGTAAGCCTCCCCAAAAGCAACGCATGCAGCCGGTTCTGCGACGTCCACGAAAGAATCTCCCGATTTCCAATCTTTTCCTTGAGGTTGTATGTGCCAACTTGTCCGTATGACGAGTATGCTCGCCATGACGATACACAAACTTGTCCCCCCTGTAGTTCTTCAGATGGATATACCCACACCGGGGATAAAGCTGAGAACTATAGGCTGGGTTCACCTTTTCTCGACGGGAACCTCCTGCAGGTGCCTGCAATTCGATTCGCTCTTGAAGCACGCAACTGCGCATTGGTAGGAGGCCCCTGGAAAGCTCTTTACTTGGAGCTTTTCCCATATCTAGGTAGATCCTCAAGAAACAAGTACCGAAGCTCTTCGTAATGTAAGAAGTGGGCTCTAGGCTTATATTCATCCACCACTCTATTCCCGCCTGCCCCTTGCGCACACGAGGCCACCCGCTTTTTCTTTCCCTAAGTTGTGCTTACAGATGCGTCTTGGTTTACTCCCTAAACCCTCTCCCATATTTCTTTCCATGGTCCTCTGTGAAAACTCTAGAAAATCCAGCCTCTATCCTGACTGCTTCCCCCCCTATAATCGCTTCGGAATTTGTAGTGGCGCCCCATAGGGAATTGCCGCCTCCTTTTCCTTTAAAACAAGGCACATCATGCCCCAAATCTTTAAGTTAGCTAACAAAAGAGTGACCATCCTTTTGCCACCTTCAAGACTCATGAACGGGATACACTCTCTTGCCTTCTCTTCAAAAATCTGGTACCTCCATTCCTCGCATCCAATCGACTGACACAGCCTCACTCTTGGCAGCTTTCCGATTGCCCTTCCGCAAGTCCTTTCAAAAGCTCAAAAGGATGAGAGCTTGCCGCTCTTTTGTCATGTGAAATTTAGAAGCAGGCGGCTCTCTTTTTCCTAACACAGAAACAAGCTGCTGCAGAGAGTGGAATATCCAGCAAGCAACCCGCTTTGCTTCTTCTGTCCATCTCTGATGGCGCCGGATCTTTGGGTTGATCATCGCAGAAGAGGCTAACCCGCACTTCTCGATCACTGCCTAGCCATCCCTGAGGGCTACCTTCCACATTCTTGCCGGCAACCCGCTAGGGATTATTCGCCACATCGGCTAATCCGGCCTCATCGGCTTCCCCCACCATGGCCTCTGGTCTTTTCTTTTTGTATTGGCGTAAACCGAAAAGAGGGCTTGGGAAAGCAGGGAAGGATCGAAAGGAGCTCCTTGGGCATCTCTTTCTCCAGAGAAAGGGATTCGCCCGTTCATGACGATGAATTTGGTCCTAAGAGAGAAGCAAAACTTCTAGGGGCCATTTGAAACTGAACCGCACGAGTCAGTTCTGTAAGCCACCATGACCATCAGAAATCTCACCGTGTTCCCCCATCCCTATCTGACGTGAGGAAATGCTTTCTCTTGTAGTTTAGTCCCCTGCTTTCAATCCCCCAGCCGTTCGTCCACCGTTTTGCCCTGAGCTAGAAAAAACCTTGCCAGAGCTTTCCACTGAGCCTTCTGATCCCCCTTTTGTCCGGCACTGGAGACTTTTGCATACGTGCTTGTGCGGCGCTCTCGTCGCCTTTTGCCCAATCACCCGCAGGAAGTGCTCATGGGGAAAATACCGCTAGTTTGCCAGAGTCCGGTTGGTGGGCGGCTCCCTTTCTCATCGCCTTGCGCTACTGGCTGTTGGTGCTCCGACCGATTAGCGCGCCAAACTTCTTCGGCGTATATAGATTCGATATGCCTATTCATAACTAGATTGGCATCGCAATAGCAATAACTATTCATTACTCTATAAAACTTTGAGTACAAAAGCTTGCGAAAGACTAGCTATGCATTAAAATGAAAAAGCTTTTAACAAAAAAAATAGCATTTGGTTGTGAAAATCTCTAAGACACTTCTTTTCTATCTTTTTCTTCTATTGCCTACTTCTCTTCTAGCGATTGATTCCTTTACGACCGTTCTCATTGACCCTGGCCATGGTGGTATTGACAATGGAGGGAGCAGTGGAAGAAAAGCGCCACATTATTTGATGGAAAAAGAATTGACCCTTGATATAGCTCGAAGACTTGCCAACGAACTAAGAAAAATGGGATTTAGAGTCATCATGACAAGAACGGATGATCGTTTTGTCGATCTAGATGAAAGGGTAAGAATCGCTAATGGCCTTGGAAAACGAGCGATTTTAGTAAGTATTCATTGCGATTCCCTGTCCAATCGTAAGTTAAGAGGTATAAAAACTTACTTCTGGCATGCCAATAGTTATGGATTGGCCACCAGGATCCAAAGAAGTCTTGTGAAAATGACTGGAGCAAAGGATCTTGGCGTGATTCGACGCAGGCTGCGACTAACTCGTAATCCTACTATACCTTCCGTACTTTGTGAATGTGGCTTTATGACCAATCCCTTTGAAAACAAGCTCTTGGCTAGTCCTTCTTATAGACAAACCCTGGCGATAGCCCTTGCCCAAGGGATCAATGAAGAAAAGCGGCTTGGTGACTTTGGAATTAGCCCTGTACCTGAAATTTGGGCGCCTCTTTCTAGGCCCACTGATGCCCATCGTCATGTGTATCACAAAAAAACCAAGAAAAGAAAACAACTAAAAAAGATTGAAGCTCTCTTAGGAACCAAAAGCTTCCATAGTTAAAAAAAAAGACTTTTTCTTTAAGCCACTTTCTGTTAAAAACGCATTTTGCAAGTTTTTATGAAGGGGTTTTTAAGGGAGTTGGGCTATTTTCTTTATTATTTTTTCTTCCTCTTTGGTAGCAGTTCTTTTCTTCTTTCAAAACCCGCCTATGTCCTTTCTGAACTACAAATCCAGAACGCCGCTTCCTATTCAAGAGCACACAACCATTTATCTCTTCTTATCATCAAAAATGGCCAGGTACTTCACGAAGAATATGCTCCGGGGAACAGTCCTTATCTCCGACACCGAATATTCAGTGGAACAAAAGGCTTTTGGGGCGTAATTGCCATGAAGGCCTTGGAAGAAAGGCTTCTTTCCTTACAAGAACCCGTAGCTTCAACAATAGAAGAATGGAGCAATGGCAACCATAATGATCCAAGAAAAAAAATAACAATTTATGATCTTTTGCATTTTACTGATGGCATAGAGCCTGCCTTTTATCTACATAACGACGGATTTTTGGATCGGAATCTTCATGCCCTCCTTTTAAAACCAGTAAGAGCGCCAGGGACCGTATTTACATACGGACCTAGTCATTTACAGATTTTTTGCGAGATCCTCAATCGTAAACTAAAGCAAAAGGGGATGACTACTTCTAGATATATCGAAGAAAAATTACTCTTCCCACTGGGTATTCAACAAGTCGAATTTAAGAAAGATGGTCATGGCAATCCTCTTTTAGCCGCAGGCTTTAGATTGACTCCAAAGGAATGGGCGAGACTTGGCGAATTGATCCTCCAGAAAGGCTGGTATAGAGGGAAAAGTATTATTTCTTGGCCCTATTTAAAAGAATGCTTTCAAGGCAGTTCAGCAAACCCTCTCTACGGGATTGGTTTCTGGGTAAATACTCTGGCACCTTATGGAAGAGAAATAGACGTTGAACAGGAACTAAGCAAACCTTGGGAAAAAGAAAATTGGCAAAGAGCCAGTCTTTGTAACGATGCGCCTAGCGATCTTATTGAATCGATTGGTTCAGCCAATCAAAGATTATTCGTTATTCCTTCAATGAACTTAATTATTGTTAGACAGTCGCATGGTGGTGGTTTTTCAGACAGGACTTTCTTAAAGCTTCTTTTCGGGAAAAATTAATAGACTATCCTCTATTCGCTAAAATCCTTTCCCTCCACTTGCCTCCATGCAAAATTGCTTTGAAGCTAAAAGGATAGGTAGTTAATCTGTCATATTTGCTAGGTGGGTCGCAATCCTTTTCTTCAATCATTCTTTCTTACTGAGTTTTTAATGAAATGATTAATCCTGCTTCCTTAGGGTTCCATTTATAGCCAAAACCAAACGGCAAAGGCTCGGTTTTCTGCTGAGCAAACGCCGCTTCCAGATCTTTTTGATAAAATTCCTTGAATATATTCAAAGGCGGCGTATAGACGCCAAAAAGCTCAACTTTTCGTCCACCAGCGAACAAATACCGATAGGGAATACCACTATCATCTTGAATGATCATTTCGCTATGGGAAAGGAGAAACTCTCTCAGAGATGAAAAATTGCTCCCATGCAGCAGATAAGAAGCCGATTTAATAATAGTATTGAACGGACCCAAAGAAGAAAGAAAATTCATAAGGCTTCCTTCAAATCCCCCATTGGAGAGATCCGACTGGAAATAGTAAAGGGTTTTGAGCTTCCCTTTTGAATAAAATCGAATAATAGCTCTTGAGCCCATTGTTTTGCAATCGACGACTCTACCGCCAGAGCGAACAATCATGATGAGAAAAAGAGGCACATTACCGCCAAGCGTGGGAAGATCCTGACGTAATTCTTTTGTCACAAAGTATCCGGCTTTAAAATAACTGTGCAAGGAAGCGAGAATCAGGGGAAAATTCCTTTCAAATGTCTTTACTGACTCAAGATCTGGGCAGTTGCCAGCAGACTCCCGACTAGCCAGAACATAGGTGGAAGCCAAAGGGAAAAGAGCCAAGGTGAACATAAAGTCAGGCCCACTAAAAGGATAGAATACGGGCAGATAGGGATCATCCAGTTTACTTATTTTATTTTCCGAAAAAACTCGAATGGGTGTCCAGGACCAGGAGTCGCGTTTTTGCCACTGCTTTTCCAGTAACTGGGCATACTGCTGCCATGCTTGCGACTTTTCATAAGCATATAATAAAGCTGAATCATGTTCTTTGACCGGCAATCCCCCTAAAAACAAACTAATAGCATCAATTCCCGTTTTTGTTTGTTCAGGGATTGCCTCCTCCTCTTCAAGCTGACCAAAAAGATATGACCACAACCCAAAGACAAAAAAAAGAAGCCATAGGCTTATGGTCATTTTCAATTTGGATTCGATAATTATTTTATGTTCCATTGTTTGATTCGTCTCCAAAGAATAGACTTTTGAAAGGCAAGATTAAAGAAGAGCATCGAAAAAAGGTGATAATCGCTAGAAGGATATCAATCAAGAGAAAAACTGTTCCTAAAAACACACTTGGGATTTGCTTACATCTGAACCAAGTTCGTTCTTTTCGCCTTGGTTTTGTGTCAGGATGCCCCATGATTACCAGGACCGTTTCGTTCTTGGTGGAGTGGGATAGAATTCGCATATCATCTTAACAATCAAAGAGGACACCTTTCCAGTGTCTGGAGTTGTTCGCCCTGGAACAGTCCCCCCTCCTCGGGATTCCCATCGGGCGGTAACCCGCTATTACGGGTAAGCCTCTCCAAAAGCAACGCATGCAGCCGGTTCTGCGACGTCCACGAAAGAATCTCCCGATTTCCAATCTTTTCCTTGAGGTTGTATGTGCCAACTTGTCCGTATGACGAGTATGCTCGCCATGACGATACACAAACTTGTCCCCCCTGTAGTTCTTCAGATGGATATACCCACACCGGGGATAAAGCTGAGAACTATAGGCTGGGTTCACCTTTTCTCGACGGGAACCTCCTGCAGGTGCCTGCAATTCGATTCGCTCTTGAAGCACGCAACTGCGCATTGGTAGGAGGCCCCTGGAAAGCTCTTTACTTGGAGCTTTTCCCATATCTAGGTAGATCCTCAAGAAACAAGTACCGAAGCTCTTCGTAATGTAAGAAGTGGGCTCTAGGCTTATATTCATCCACCACTCTATTCCCGCCTGCCCCTTGCGCACACGAGGCCACCCGCTTTTTCTTTCCCTAAGTTGTGCTTACAGATGCGTCTTGGTTTACTCCCTAAACCCTCTCCCATATTTCTTTCCATGGTCCTCTGTGAAAACTCTAGAAAATCCAGCCTCTATCCTGACTGCTTCCCCCCCTATAATCGCTTCGGAATTTGTAGTGGCGCCCCATAGGGAATTACCGCCTCCTTTTCCTTTAAAACAAGGCACATCATGCCCCAAATCTTTAAGTTAGCTAACAAAAGAGTGACCATCCTTTTGCCACCTTCAAGACTCATGAACGGGATACACTCTCTTGCCTTCTCTTCAAAAATCTGGTACCTCCATTCCTCGCATCCAATCGACTGACACAGCCTCACTCTTGGCAGCTTTCCGATTGCCCTTCCGCAAGTCCTTTCAAAAGCTCAAAAGGATGACAGCTTGCCGCTCTTTTGTCATGTGAAATTTAGAAGCAGGCAGCTCTCTTTTTCCTAACACAGAAACAAGCTGCTGCAGAGAGTGGAATATCCAGCAAGCAACCCGCTTTGCTTCTTCTGTCCATCTCTGATGGCGCCGGATCTTTGGGTTGATCATCGCAGAAGAGGCTAACCCGCACTTCTCGATCACTGCCTAGCCATCCCTGAGGGCTACCTTCCACATTCTTGCCGGCAACCCGCTAGGGATTATTCGCCACATCGGCTAATCCGGCCTCATCGGCTTCCCCCACCATGGCCTCTGGTCTTTTCTTT
Coding sequences within:
- the lipA gene encoding lipoyl synthase; the protein is MEQLLMARKPSWLRAKIPGGAAYNEIRNIVSLYHLHTVCESALCPNIGECWGRKTATLMILGDRCTRSCRFCAVTTAKPLGVDPEEPKNVALAIQAMGLKYAVITSVARDDLKDGGADIWAKTIREVRALNPHTKIEVLIPDFRGNRESLRKVLEAKPDVLNHNVETVPRLQKLVRPQARYDRSLEVLKTSAKEGFLTKTGLMLGIGETEKEIESTLLELRQVGVQILTLGQYLRPSKNHLPIDRWVHPEEFQSWKEYGLKIGFSHVESGPLVRSSYHADEHLKHQ
- a CDS encoding N-acetylmuramoyl-L-alanine amidase, producing MKISKTLLFYLFLLLPTSLLAIDSFTTVLIDPGHGGIDNGGSSGRKAPHYLMEKELTLDIARRLANELRKMGFRVIMTRTDDRFVDLDERVRIANGLGKRAILVSIHCDSLSNRKLRGIKTYFWHANSYGLATRIQRSLVKMTGAKDLGVIRRRLRLTRNPTIPSVLCECGFMTNPFENKLLASPSYRQTLAIALAQGINEEKRLGDFGISPVPEIWAPLSRPTDAHRHVYHKKTKKRKQLKKIEALLGTKSFHS
- a CDS encoding phosphopantothenoylcysteine decarboxylase domain-containing protein, producing MKILVTCGPSFEPIDDVRRITNFSTGRLGIQLSTFFSLSGFEVICVLGSLSTVRPQNPPFKLYSFDTNEGLWNTIKGLAQEHCFNAVFHAAALCDFQVKEIVDQHGKEAVKTKIATDREYWMRIVPARKLLENFRAIFPKALITGWKYEVSGNYETVYKKGKQQIERSGSDYCVLNGPAYGLGYGILNKQGEVFHASSVENIGVFFIDKIVASS
- a CDS encoding serine hydrolase domain-containing protein encodes the protein MKGFLRELGYFLYYFFFLFGSSSFLLSKPAYVLSELQIQNAASYSRAHNHLSLLIIKNGQVLHEEYAPGNSPYLRHRIFSGTKGFWGVIAMKALEERLLSLQEPVASTIEEWSNGNHNDPRKKITIYDLLHFTDGIEPAFYLHNDGFLDRNLHALLLKPVRAPGTVFTYGPSHLQIFCEILNRKLKQKGMTTSRYIEEKLLFPLGIQQVEFKKDGHGNPLLAAGFRLTPKEWARLGELILQKGWYRGKSIISWPYLKECFQGSSANPLYGIGFWVNTLAPYGREIDVEQELSKPWEKENWQRASLCNDAPSDLIESIGSANQRLFVIPSMNLIIVRQSHGGGFSDRTFLKLLFGKN